A segment of the Hyperolius riggenbachi isolate aHypRig1 chromosome 8, aHypRig1.pri, whole genome shotgun sequence genome:
gaactgaatatatacaaaaagattacaaaaaaacaaagtaaaaatagttacaagataaaatgtacaaagataacacacaaagcgattttgcttaccaaaataaacgggaaataaacgtaccagcgtatcgatctggtgttgttgcgggcggtacgcacttctggtcaggaaccaggttagttctagccgtgtgagctacctccaagaactaccagttgtggctatcctagctgcggttttatactatgaaatacgcctggaggctgtaagcctgtgtggacggggggaagctagatttaataacatcctcagacataatttgatttcccagagatctgacatccacatgtgaacagtgtcctatacaacaaaagactttgttaacctccaatctccccaggttacaggtgacaattgattaaggctttcacattgcagcaggatgtcctgtgtgatctgcttcaaagcaactgtctgattaagtgtttcctaattacctgttttctggctgtccagaggaactgtatgctaatgtcccagccccctgcttccagagatattcaatttccacaggtaagaaatggtatcaaaaggacttcacccatttctaatagcctgtcatgtacatttcagaggttcctgtgttagtctccagacactggtcctctggcttagtgtattgagacaatgggccatctcctgagttcaaacagccaggcagataatcccattagcactctcagaggaactgcatacagactcaaagcacctcatggtcaagacaatcacccatttcctggccccaagcaactcaaggtaacagctcccttctggcagacttacccggaacacaggcagaaaaatgaaagaatatattcctttattcctaacatcatcagcacctcaatatatctccacacctccgccgttaacttggtgcaaggcagataatcttcccagattatcctgccagcacctacattgttggttctgcttgacgggacagtccgtcagcattcccatgattgctccccttccggatagcgctggcaggtgattctaacgaatcatcctgccaaagcctacattgacggcctggccgggtggggtaaccctttagcatcctcaggagggttccccacctgtcagttagctccaagctacacgagtggaaagctaggtcaggttgctgcaatgtgtcgttgcccttggcaacctgacgtaaccaaccaggggaatgtgagtcagtgacaaccgtgaattggcgaccatagagacagtgctgcagctggggaagggttccaaccgtcgctacacgcacttcctctatagtggcaggagctatctctcggtccctttggggaacgattatctgccggtctgcctcctccacctcggacagctcagagggaataacttcccaggaccctctcagcccgcccctcccagctggtgacctgctggctagccccctgagctcttcccgggtgctgtcaaatcgaacagccccagagagctcagtgctgcctgtcacacattccaggaaggctgcagacggagaggctcctgggccctcagggccaggttccgaattggatgtggctgacccagcaacatttgccacttcggtggacaatccctgtgctgtagacccgctagcgctgcgggttaccacggcatctgggggagcgcccacattacacatatcataaaccacatcacctttggtcttaaaaacatctgaaggggaaagacctggcctggtgccgtctgccccttcagtgggcaatccatctgctgcagcccagcgagcccggctggttactcctgcagccgacggagggTCCACCTGACACAccgcattatgtagcacaacacatatgacatcagcattatccatcttacacatattgacatttagaacattacattccacatcaacattatctgtatctttacacacattgctactcagcacttcacaagtagcatcaacagttctggcatcgatcgcctcgatagtccgtgcatcatgaatgacattatcaatttccgcattctttgtatcaacatgtcccactccaggcctaggcactggagaatcactagggctggctcctagtatacagtccatagcccctggggcctcaccagcactccccgcttgcacagcattatcacacagtaccttgcaagagtccggaacttctgcgggggatgcaggctccatggggtgtggaataggctcataccgggccactaaccgtcccaggtcagtacccaacaaaacgttcgtggggatggcatccgttacccccacttctttcattccgctgccggccccccaatccatgtggaccaaggcggtgggtatggcgggggtgacacccccaactcctttgacagccatagtcttgccaggaatgtactcctcagggttcacaagctgggggtgcactagagtcacctctgctccagtgtctcttaggccggtggtaaccgtatccccaaccgtgacaggttgcagattctctgcatagctacctgcattcctggtggcacacaacgcatttcgggccccgccagagtttggggcttccttcttcttttctgggcacgtagcactgatgtgacccggtttgttacaggcaaaacatctccgagtgtcaacgggggctgttctacctccaggcggctgcgggacttggcttcgctgggtgctcagaggagaaggtctcgcaggcttttctcccttccagctgggcgccgtagtcctccgaaagtcagatgctcgattggacgtgtaggcatcagcaactttcgcggcctcatccacggtcttcggctctcggtcccgtacaaactgccggacctcaacagggcaagtgtggaggaactggtcttttattatcagttcctgcagggcatcaaaggtttcaacagccagtccttttacccactgctggaaggcagtgcgcaggttgcaagcatgatccaggtaactgtcattaggacctcgctgcactgtcctgaaacgtttgcgatacacctctggcgtgaggtggtatcgcgcaatgatggctttcttaattgcctcaaagtctgtttcttcctcctgggggagactcacaaacgcctccagggccttgcctctcagccctggtgtgaggtatcttgcccactgctcacggggcaccccatactgccgacaagtcctttcaaacccctgtaggaaagtgtctatgtcagagtccttgtccatagcggggaacttatccagggggattctgtggactcgctcaacttcgcgttctgcgggtccagcagaccggttctgctgctgaagtttagccagctccagctggtgttgccgttcagctcttccctcctctgcccggagtctgtccctctcggcctggagtcgctgggcagcttgttccctctctgcttgccgatgttccagaatcagctttaggcgcagttcgggctcagccgaacctagtagctgtaggtcggcttccagagatgtcatctccgtgttaggtggatcatccaggacatcgtctccactcgcatcctgtggcgggagcggttcctcctctgg
Coding sequences within it:
- the LOC137528255 gene encoding uncharacterized protein, which translates into the protein MAQKASSYARQNKEILLNLCEHKGIETVSGQTKEQLVRALEEHDEAERARASTSADAAHDTPEEEPLPPQDASGDDVLDDPPNTEMTSLEADLQLLGSAEPELRLKLILEHRQAEREQAAQRLQAERDRLRAEEGRAERQHQLELAKLQQQNRSAGPAEREVERVHRIPLDKFPAMDKDSDIDTFLQGFERTCRQYGVPREQWARYLTPGLRGKALEAFVSLPQEEETDFEAIKKAIIARYHLTPEVYRKRFRTVQRGPNDSYLDHACNLRTAFQQWVKGLAVETFDALQELIIKDQFLHTCPVEVRQFVRDREPKTVDEAAKVADAYTSNRASDFRRTTAPSWKGEKPARPSPLSTQRSQVPQPPGGRTAPVDTRRCFACNKPGHISATCPEKKKEAPNSGGARNALCATRNAGSYAENLQPVTVGDTVTTGLRDTGAEVTLVHPQLVNPEEYIPGKTMAVKGVGGVTPAIPTALVHMDWGAGSGMKEVGVTDAIPTNVLLGTDLGRLVA